Proteins from one Rosa chinensis cultivar Old Blush chromosome 7, RchiOBHm-V2, whole genome shotgun sequence genomic window:
- the LOC112177820 gene encoding uncharacterized protein LOC112177820 has protein sequence MDKSWMHADRRSRKFEIGVGQCLKFASANANNKTKICCPCLKCCNTDGFSIRVVRDHIFWNGIDSSYKHWRWHGEPSTAAISGNRRGESETVDWDGGSRIGENDVEGESEDEISEDSNEFLKYVEDVDKPLYPGCTKTTKLNGLIQTFNLKVKHGMTDSCYSDMLIMIGGLLPEGNEVLASLYEAKKSLSALGMEYHKIHGCPNDCVLYRQQHADAIICPTCGASRWKLGKDKTEKVGIPAKVLWYFPPIPRFKRSYQSANTAKNLTWHDYGRKKDGMMRHPADSPTWDLVDKKWPEFGSEPRSLRLAFSSDGFNPHSSLSSRYSCWPVILVTYNLPPWLCMKRKYMMLTLLISGPKQPGNDIDVYLQPLIDDLKLLWDGVEGVYDAFREDYFKLRAILLWTMGTCQVALSKDTMLVRYALIRVDHIG, from the coding sequence ATGGATAAAtcatggatgcatgctgatagaaGGTCACGCAAGTTTGAGATAGGAGTAGGACAGTGTCTGAAGTTTGCCTCTGCTAAtgccaacaacaaaacaaaaatatgttgTCCTTGCctaaaatgctgcaatactgATGGATTTTCCATTAGAGTTGTTAGGGACCATATTTTTTGGAATGGTATTGATAGTAGTTATAAGCATTGGAGGTGGCATGGAGAACCTAGTACAGCTGCCATTTCTGGCAATAGAAGAGGGGAATCTGAAACTGTAGATTGGGATGGGGGTAGTAGGATTGGGGAGAATGATGTAGAAGGAGAGAGTGAGGATGAGATTTCAGAAGACTCAAATGAGTTTCTGAAGTATGTGGAGGATGTCGATAAGCCTTTGTACCCTGGTTGTACCAAGACAACCAAGTTAAATGGTTTGATTCAGACATTCAATCTGAAAGTAAAGCATGGAATGACTGATTCCTGCTATTCTGACATGCTGATAATGATCGGGGGTTTGCTTCCTGAAGGAaatgaggttcttgcatctttATATGAGGCAAAAAAATCACTTAGTGCATTAGGTATGGAGTACCATAAGATTCATGGTTGTCCAAATGACTGCGTCTTGTATAGACAGCAGCATGCAGATGCTATTATCTGCCCCACTTgtggtgcttcaaggtggaaattAGGCAAGGATAAAACTGAAAAAGTAGGGATACCTGCCAAGGTATTATGGTACTTTCCACCAATCCCGAGGTTCAAACGGTCCTACCAATCGGCCAATACAGCTAAGAATCTGACTTGGCATGATTATGGGAGAAAGAAAGATGGAATGATGCGGCATCCAGCTGATTCCCCGACTTGGGATTTAGTTGACAAGAAATGGCCAGAATTTGGAAGTGAGCCTAGGAGCCTTCGACTAGCCTTCTCATCTGATGGGTTTAATCCTCATAGTTCTCTAAGTAGCAGGTACTCTTGCTGGCCTGTTATACTTGTCACATATAATCTTCCGCCATGGCTATGTATGAAGAGGAAGTATATGATGTTAACACTGCTGATCTCCGGACCAAAACAACCTGGTAATGATATCGACGTATATCTACAGCCTTTAATAGATGATCTAAAACTCTTGTGGGATGGGGTTGAGGGAGTATATGATGCCTTCAGAGAGGACTACTTTAAACTAAGAGCAATACTCCTCTGGACCATGGGAACTTGTCAGGTAGCATTGTCAAAGGATACAATGCTTGTTCGATATGCGTTGATAAGAGTCGACCATATAGGTTAA